One stretch of Oncorhynchus keta strain PuntledgeMale-10-30-2019 chromosome 18, Oket_V2, whole genome shotgun sequence DNA includes these proteins:
- the LOC118397278 gene encoding F-box only protein 46-like, whose translation MDRDTFSHIRLWCPRPFGTYSQNKPRGTGGSGAAPFLCKADTAGRTSLEVGGSVDGQEEEDAGSENTPPDADPASALQAPSTPPGATQMEDGRVLLDTWYVIKPGNTKEKIAFFVAHQFSGVGLPRPSAIKVKGNWATDCTKAKRRRRCSSYDPPARAQTNIIPATPPPEASTPEANPGVSEIDLLSVAEMVALVEQRTAMALQGMVTQGQTATEHPEHTLLQGTVSDPSPMVFLSESPDPPRGVLEEEQQESRRVAKAIAHFESQHQLLENTLRPVSGLDSPRERERSGDSGPTHGRGEVRIAFRVSSLDPGLQSEPAGRPRCMFMSCGGGGSQAGARANEKITCDLYQLVSPTSRDPSLLLAGSPKADPHGESHTDRPASSSPDPSQELGSGEKKSVARERVTGFHVEVVVTGAVDQCVFYGKDSTENVQEETVCFAMPGGTDGPEDPPPGQLFFLQPQRGSDEDSGTGSSSGMCSLDCTNNNNPAGDAADWPDPPLAGVEDCSDPSLCRLYRHVSHDFLEIRFQIQRLLEPRQYMLLLPDHIMVNIFSYLPTRSLAALKCTCYDFKVLIEMYGVPATDSRWNQDPLYRDDPCKQCKRQYERGDVSLCRWHPKPYHHDLPYGRSYWMCCRRTDKDTPGCRVGLHDNNWVLQPCELVQTRAKREDGR comes from the coding sequence ATGGACCGAGACACCTTCTCCCACATCCGATTGTGGTGCCCACGCCCCTTTGGCACCTACTCCCAGAACAAGCCCAGAGGTACAGGGGGCAGTGGGGCAGCCCCCTTCCTCTGCAAGGCTGACACTGCGGGGCGCACGTCGCTGGAGGTCGGGGGAAGCGTGGatggccaggaggaggaggatgccGGCTCCGAGAACACTCCCCCAGACGCCGACCCGGCCTCGGCACTGCAggctccctccacccctcccggCGCCACTCAGATGGAGGATGGGAGGGTGCTGCTGGACACCTGGTACGTCATCAAGCCGGGCAACACCAAGGAGAAGATTGCCTTCTTCGTGGCCCACCAGTTCAGTGGGGTGGGCCTGCCTCGACCCAGCGCCATAAAGGTGAAAGGGAACTGGGCCACGGACTGCACTAAGGCCAAGCGCAGGCGGCGCTGCTCCTCCTATGACCCCCCCGCCCGGGCCCAGACTAACATTATCCCCGCCACCCCGCCCCCAGAAGCCTCCACCCCAGAGGCCAACCCGGGAGTGAGCGAGATTGACCTGCTGTCTGTTGCTGAAATGGTGGCCCTGGTAGAGCAGCGTACAGCCATGGCCTTGCAGGGCATGGTGACCCAGGGACAGACTGCCACAGAACACCCCGAACACACGCTCCTGCAGGGCACAGTCTCCGACCCCAGCCCCATGGTTTTCCTGTCAGAGAGCCCTGACCCCCCACGCGGTGTCCTggaggaggagcagcaggagTCGCGGCGTGTGGCTAAGGCCATAGCCCACTTTGAGTCCCAACATCAGCTCCTGGAGAACACACTGAGGCCCGTGTCGGGCCTGGACTCCCCCAGGGAGAGGGAGCGGAGCGGGGACTCTGGGCCCACCCACGGCCGAGGTGAAGTGAGGATTGCCTTCCGGGTATCCAGCCTAGATCCTGGCTTGCAGTCAGAGCCCGCAGGCCGGCCCCGCTGCATGTTCATGAGctgtgggggaggagggagccAGGCGGGGGCCCGGGCCAACGAGAAGATCACCTGTGATCTCTACCAGCTGGTCAGCCCCACGTCACGGGACCCCAGCCTCCTTCTGGCCGGCTCTCCAAAAGCTGACCCCCATGGGGAGAGCCATACAGACCGGCCAGCCTCCAGCAGCCCGGACCCCAGCCAGGAGCTCGGCTCTGGGGAGAAGAAGTCTGTGGCCCGGGAGAGGGTGACTGGCTTCCACGTGGAGGTGGTTGTCACGGGTGCTGTAGACCAATGTGTGTTCTATGGCAAGGACAGCACAGAAAATGTGCAAGAGGAGACGGTGTGTTTCGCCATGCCCGGTGGGACCGACGGCCCAGAGGACCCCCCTCCAGGCCAGCTGTTCTTCCTGCAGCCCCAGAGAGGGTCTGACGAGGACAGTGGCACCGGCAGCAGCAGTGGAATGTGCTCTTTGGACTGCACCAATAACAACAATCCTGCTGGGGATGCTGCTGACTGGCCGGACCCCCCCCTGGCCGGCGTGGAGGACTGCTCGGACCCCTCCCTGTGCCGTCTCTACCGCCACGTCTCTCACGACTTCCTGGAGATCCGCTTCCAGATCCAGCGGCTGCTGGAGCCTCGTCAGTACATGCTGCTACTGCCCGACCACATCATGGTCAACATCTTCAGCTACCTGCCCACCCGCTCGCTGGCCGCCCTCAAGTGCACCTGCTACGACTTCAAGGTTCTGATTGAGATGTACGGTGTGCCCGCCACCGACTCGCGCTGGAACCAGGACCCGCTGTACCGCGACGACCCCTGCAAGCAGTGCAAGCGGCAGTATGAACGGGGTGACGTGTCTCTCTGCCGCTGGCACCCCAAACCTTACCACCACGACCTGCCTTATGGACGCTCCTATTGGATGTGCTGCCGGCGCACGGACAAGGACACACCAGGCTGCCGTGTGGGGCTGCACGACAACAACTGGGTACTGCAGCCCTGCGAGCTGGTGCAGACCCGCGCTAAGAGGGAGGACGGGAGGTAA
- the LOC118397279 gene encoding sodium/glucose cotransporter 2: MENHTSETTPATKTINNLADILVIIGYFILVIGVGVWSMFRTNRGTVGGYFLAGRTMTWWPVGASLFASNIGSGHFVGLAGTGAASGIAVGGFEWNALFIVLLLGWLFVPVYLTAGVITMPQYLKKRFGGTRISLYLSVISLFLYIFTKISVDMFSGAVFIQQALGWNIYVAVIALLSITALYTVTGGLAALMYTDTVQTFVIIAGAFSLTGFAFFEVGGYNALLEKYKLALPSTYQSLEPQRYNISPQCFTPRDDAFQLLRDPVTGDLPWPGVLFGIAIVGGWYWCTDQVIVQRCLAARSLTHVKAGCIMCGYLKLLPMFLMVFPGMISRVLFPNEVGCVVPEVCKQVCGTEVGCSNIAYPKLVVSVMPNGLRGLMLAVMLAALMSSLASIFNSSSTLFTMDIWTRFRPQARESELMVVGRVWVLVIVAVSICWIPVVQAAQSGQLFDYIQSVTSYLAPPIASVFFLAVFVKRVNEQGAFWGLMGGLAMGLCRMVPEFWFGSGSCLFPSDCPTLVCGVHYLYFAVLLFFCTSILVLLVSYCTPAIDNIHLHRLVFSLRHSKEERDDLDWKQEVKGRIARREAEEKSRDKSEDSPVDAEEPKSGICRLIGWFCGVSGAQVPELTEEEVTEASKELPDISEKPFWKHVVDANALVMMAVAVFLWGYYA; the protein is encoded by the exons ATGGAGAACCACACGTCTGAGACCACACCGGCGACGAAGACCATTAATAATCTAGCTGATATCTTGGTCATAATTGGCTACTTCATTCTGGTCATTGGCGTAGGCGTCTGG TCTATGTTCCGGACCAACCGTGGAACTGTGGGAGGCTACTTTTTGGCAGGACGGACCATGACATGGTGGCCA gttggaGCATCACTGTTTGCCAGTAATATTGGTAGTGGTCACTTTGTGGGCCTTGCTGGTACCGGAGCAGCCAGTGGAATTGCTGTGGGGGGTTTTGAGTGGAAT GCATTGTTTATCGTGCTCCTATTGGGCTGGCTGTTTGTCCCCGTTTACCTCACAGCGGGG GTAATTACAATGCCTCAGTACCTGAAGAAGAGGTTTGGGGGAACCAGGATCAGTCTGTACCTCTCCGTCATTTCTCTGTTCCTCTACATCTTCACCAAAATCTCT gtggacATGTTCTCTGGGGCTGTGTTCATACAGCAGGCTCTAGGCTGGAACATCTATGTGGCTGTGATAGCCCTCCTCTCCATCACAGCTCTGTACACAGTCACAG GGGGCCTAGCTGCTCTGATGTACACAGACACCGTCCAGACGTTTGTCATCATCGCTGGCGCCTTCAGCCTCACAGGTTTCG CCTTTTTTGAGGTGGGGGGCTACAATGCCCTGCTGGAGAAGTACAAGTTAGCACTGCCCTCCACGTACCAGTCCCTGGAGCCCCAGCGCTACAACATCTCCCCCCAGTGCTTCACCCCCCGAGACGATGCCTTCCAGCTGCTCAGGGACCCCGTGACCGGGGACCTGCCCTGGCCGGGGGTCCTCTTTGGCATCGCCATCGTGGGTGGCTGGTATTGGTGCACCGACCAA GTGATCGTGCAGCGCTGCCTGGCGGCACGCAGTCTGACCCATGTAAAGGCGGGCTGCATCATGTGTGGATACCTGAAACTGCTCCCCATGTTCCTTATGGTGTTCCCCGGAATGATCAGCCGCGTGCTCTTCCCAA ATGAGGTGGGTTGTGTGGTGCCAGAGGTGTGTAAGCAGGTGTGTGGGACGGAGGTGGGCTGCTCCAACATCGCCTACCCCAAACTGGTGGTCTCTGTCATGCCCAATG gtctGAGGGGCCTGATGCTGGCGGTCATGCTGGCGGCCCTGATGAGCTCTCTGGCTTCCATCTTCAACAGCAGCAGCACCCTGTTCACCATGGACATCTGGACCCGCTTCAGACCGCAGGCCAGAGAGAGCGAGCTCATGGTCGTTGGCAG agtGTGGGTCCTCGTCATCGTAGCCGTCAGTATCTGCTGGATCCCTGTGGTCCAGGCGGCCCAGAGCGGTCAGCTGTTTGACTACATCCAATCAGTGACCAGCTACCTGGCCCCGCCTATCGCCTCAGTCTTCTTCCTGGCTGTGTTTGTGAAGAGGGTCAATGAGCAG GGGGCTTTTTGGGGCCTGATGGGGGGCCTAGCTATGGGGCTGTGCCGTATGGTGCCAGAGTTTTGGTTTGGCTCAGGCAGCTGCCTGTTCCCCTCAGACTGCCCCACTCTGGTGTGTGGGGTCCATTACCTCTACTTCGCTGTGCTGCTCTTCTTCTGCACCTCCATCCTGGTGCTGCTTGTCAGCTACTGTACACCGGCCATAGACAACATACAT CTCCACCGTCTTGTGTTCAGCCTCCGCCACTCcaaggaagagagggatgacctTGACTGGAAGCAGGAAGTGAAGGGGAGGATAGCACgcagggaggcagaggagaaaaGCAGAGACAAGTCTGAAGACAGCCCAG TGGATGCTGAAGAACCCAAATCAGGCATCTGTCGTCTCATTGGCTGGTTCTGTGGCGTCAGTGGCGCTCAGGTCCCAGAGCTCACAGAGGAGGAGGTTACCGAGGCATCCAAAGAGCTGCCTGACATCAGTGAGAAGCCCTTCTGGAAGCATGTTGTTGATGCTAATGCCCTGGTTATGATGGCCGTGGCAGTCTTCCTCTGGGGTTACTATGCATGA
- the LOC118397280 gene encoding kelch-like protein 12 has product MSAVRGGTNTWRPQPWQDGDSGGGEPLSDSDSEEEDFPDDSTTPLGDYVTHGLKQLLDAQQLCDVTLLVEGKRFMCHRVLLAAVSPYFRAMFTSPLVESRLTEIRLEEVTPSVMETVIQFVYTGEAGLCLDTAEDLFVAANRLQVMPLQDLCSRFLFEHLSVDNCLGMYSLARSHHDQLLLRASLRLVAQHFPRVARQKDFLLLDPGTLGSLLGSDRLGVDSEAEVYDAARRWAEHRPLDRYSHMPALLHHLRPGLLSLEESRRLSQELGSAAAGEGLGGPLRPREGMFEKKIVCVDLKPREDESLNERDFTVDCFDPRTGKWEKLAALGSLLCPGCTAIGGRLFVAGGILRGGTVSTEVHEYDSVLDRWQERLPMVQPRAMLGLLGCGESLYALGGCNRGAMLDSCEILDLATLQWGPGPRLPLPLRSFACAALRGRIYLLGGTTLEQNRAVVHAGVLIYHTLTDSWTRVGLDSGATCLAGGVAVRGGVCAIGGYMRDATKFIDGNYTHLEPLDATGRVLFFREGRGSGVEREVTGAVVAERSGGSDRAPSPVVFPGLPRRIAAGGVARWKRRIYVLGGENGSRFYDSVYCWKPGWRSWVQRREKLPGDTGGVSQFGCTTLKFPKKHILSRLRLAREDRNPDDD; this is encoded by the exons ATGAGTGCAGTCCGTGGAGGAACGAATACCTGGCGGCCACAGCCCTGGCAGGATGGGGACAGTGGGGGCGGGGAGCCCCTCTCGGACAGCGACTCCGAAGAAGAGGACTTTCCCGACGACAGCACCACTCCTTTAGGAGACTACGTCACACATG GGTTGAAGCAGCTACTGGATGCTCAGCAGCTGTGTGACGTCACTCTGTTAGTGGAGGGGAAGAGGTTTATGTGTCACAG AGTCCTCTTGGCAGCCGTCAGCCCGTATTTCCGTGCCATGTTCACTAGCCCGTTGGTGGAGTCCCGTCTCACTGAGATCCGATTGGAGGAGGTGACGCCTTCAGTCATGGAGACTGTCATCCAGTTCGTCTACACTGGGGAGGCAGGACTCTGCTTGGACACGGCCGAAGACCTGTTTGTGGCGGCCAATCGGCTTCAAGTAATGCCCCTGCAGGACCTGTGCTCTAG GTTCCTGTTTGAACACCTGTCTGTGGACAACTGCCTGGGTATGTACTCTCTGGCCCGCTCCCACCACGACCAGCTGCTCCTGAGGGCCTCTCTGAGGCTGGTGGCCCAGCACTTCCCCCGCGTGGCCCGCCAAAAGGACTTCCTCCTGTTGGACCCAGGCACCCTGGGCAGCCTGCTGGGATCTGACCGCCTGGGCGTAGACTCTGAGGCAGAGGTGTACGACGCGGCACGCCGCTGGGCCGAGCACCGGCCCCTGGACCGTTACAGCCACATGCCGGCCCTGCTCCACCACCTCCGCCCCGGCCTGCTGTCCCTGGAGGAGAGCCGGCGGCTGAGCCAGGAGCTGGGCTCTGCGGCAGCCGGGGAGGGCCTGGGAGGCCCACTGAGGCCCCGGGAAGGCATGTTCGAGAAGAAGATTGTGTGTGTGGACCTGAAGCCGCGGGAGGACGAGTCGCTGAACGAGAGGGACTTCACTGTGGACTGCTTCGACCCACGTACAGGGAAATGGGAGAAGCTGGCTGCCCTGGGCTCTCTGCTGTGCCCAGGTTGCACGGCCATCGGGGGGCGGCTGTTCGTAGCGGGGGGCATCCTGCGGGGGGGCACGGTGTCCACGGAGGTCCATGAGTATGACTCTGTGTTGGATCGCTGGCAGGAGCGGTTGCCCATGGTGCAGCCCCGGGCCATGCTGGGTCTGCTGGGCTGTGGGGAGTCACTCTACGCCCTGGGGGGCTGCAACAGAGGAGCCATGCTGGACTCCTGTGAGATCCTGGACCTGGCCACTCTTCAGTGGGGCCCTGGGCCCCGTCTGCCCCTGCCGCTGCGCTCCTTTGCCTGTGCCGCCCTGCGCGGCCGCATTTACCTTCTGGGCGGCACCACGCTGGAGCAGAACCGGGCTGTGGTGCACGCTGGCGTGCTAATCTATCACACCCTGACTGACTCATGGACCCGTGTGGGACTGGACTCTGGCGCCACCTGCCTGGCAGGAGGGGTGGCGGTGCGGGGAGGGGTCTGTGCCATCGGAGGCTACATGAGGGACGCCACAAAGTTTATAGATGGAAACTACACCCATCTGGAACCTCTGGACGCCACAGGGCGGGTGCTGTTCTTCAGGGAGGGCCGGGGCTCAGGGGTAGAGCGGGAGGTGACTGGGGCGGTGGTGGCAGAGAGGAGCGGGGGGAGCGACCGAGCCCCTAGTCCGGTGGTTTTCCCAGGGCTGCCGAGGCGGATCGCTGCCGGAGGCGTGGCCAGGTGGAAACGCAGGATATACGTGCTGGGCGGGGAGAACGGCTCTCGTTTCTATGACAGTGTGTACTGTTGGAAGCCTGGCTGGCGCAGCTGGGTCCAGAGACGGGAGAAACTACCCGGAGACACGGGGGGAGTCAGCCAGTTCGGCTGTACCACCCTCAAGTTCCCCAAGAAACACATCCTGTCCCGACTGAGACTGGCTCGGGAGGACCGCAATCCTGATGATGACTAG